In Lycium ferocissimum isolate CSIRO_LF1 chromosome 11, AGI_CSIRO_Lferr_CH_V1, whole genome shotgun sequence, a single genomic region encodes these proteins:
- the LOC132038106 gene encoding uncharacterized protein LOC132038106, with product MKTVQSLTGSIAALSRFISRSSEKCHKFFPLLKKKKDFDWTLDCQHALRDLKKYLSSPLLLHKLKADGKLFLYLAISDVVVSVVECEVRQVTEEQNSEADALANLGSSVDIEGISSGKVVQPLNSSIDNSHGEVNSTSFTWDWRNKYINYLKDGKLPTDPKESRALRTKVAKYCIADGQLYWRSFYGPLPRCLGPGETDDVMCEVHEGHCGNHSGAELLVRKIIRAGYFWSTMEKDAKSLVQKCDECQRHAHMIHQLAELLHPIVSPWPFMKWGMDIVGPLPVVPRQVKFILIMTDCFSKWIEAGTLKKIREREVIDFIWDHIICRFVIPKEITCDNGPQFASRKITEFFDGKRRESLPEVLCAYKTTTKINTGETSFSLVYGTEALSLVEVGEPSLRFSHANDESNNEAMAVKLDLMEEHHEMAFLQVVAQKQRMEKCYNRRTNLRHFQVGNLVLRKVTCNIKNPNEGKLGPN from the exons ATGAAGACGGTGCAGAGCCTAACTGGAAGCATAGCTGCCTTAAGTCGATTCATTTCCAGGTCTTCGGAGAAGTGTCATAAGTTCTTCCCAttgttgaaaaagaagaaggactTTGATTGGACTCTGGATTGTCAACATGCATTGAGGGATTTGAAGAAGTATCTTTCTAGTCCATTGTTACTGCACAAGCTGAAAGCGGacggaaaattatttttatacttGGCAATATCGGATGTAGTGGTTAGTGTTGT AGAATGCGAAGTGAGGCAAGTGACCGAGGAGCAAAATAGTGAGGCAGATGCCTTGGCAAATTTGGGATCATCCGTGGATATTGAAGGAATTAGTTCTGGAAAAGTGGTACAACCCCTAAATTCGTCTATAGATAATAGTCACGGAGAAGTAAATTCCACAAGTTTTACTTGGGACTGGCGAAACAAGTATATCAATTACCTGAAGGATGGAAAGCTTCCAACTGACCCAAAAGAGTCAAGAGCACTTCGTACGAAGGTGGCCAAATATTGCATAGCTGATGGTCAACTATACTGGAGATCGTTTTATGGTCCGTTGCCAAGATGTTTGGGTCCTGGAGAAACGGATGATGTGATGTGCGAAGTACATGAAGGGCATTGTGGAAATCACTCCGGAGCAGAGTTATTGGTTCGAAAAATAATTAGAGCCGGATATTTCTGGTCGACCATGGAGAAAGATGCAAAAAGTTTAGTACAAAAATGTGATGAATGTCAAAGGCATGCTCACATGATTCATCAGCTGGCAGAATTATTGCATCCGATTGTTTCACCTTGGCCTTTCATGAAATGGGGGATGGACATTGTGGGGCCATTACCAGTAGTGCCCAGACAAGTAAAGTTCATTTTAATTATGACTGACTGTTTCTCTAAGTGGATTGAAGCAGGGACTTTAAAgaaaattagagagagagaagtcattgatttcatttgggATCATATCATTTGTCGATTTGTAATACCAAAGGAGATCACTTGCGATAATGGGCCACAGTTCGCTAGTAGAAAAATCACGGAGTTCTTTGATG GCAAGCGGAGAGAGAGCTTACCGGAGGTATTATGCGCATACAAGACCACGACAAAGATCAACACTGGAGAAACTTCGTTTTCTCTGGTTTATGGCACGGAAGCGTTAAGTCTGGTTGAAGTGGGAGAACCAAGTTTGAGGTTCAGTCATGCCAATGATGAATCAAATAATGAAGCTATGGCAGTAAAATTGGATTTAATGGAGGAACATCATGAGATGGCATTCTTACAAGTGGTGGCTCAAAAACAAAGAATGGAAAAATGTTACAATCGAAGGACAAATCTCAGGCATTTTCAAGTGGGGAATTTGGTCCTCCGAAAAGTGACTTGTAATATCAAAAATCCTAATGAAGGGAAATTGGGTCCAAATTAG